One Loxodonta africana isolate mLoxAfr1 chromosome 8, mLoxAfr1.hap2, whole genome shotgun sequence DNA window includes the following coding sequences:
- the LOC100656442 gene encoding uncharacterized protein LOC100656442 yields the protein MGSRFLCWVALCLLGAGPVGSGVTQTPRHLIKAPGQQVTLSCSPHSEHLSVYWYKQAWGQGPQFLLQYYDGKERQKGNIPRRFSGQQFPDYHSELNLSELEAGDSAMFLCASSLAWSLGQAALGPGWDRRVTSQRTPPESIPAMRLLCTVVLAVLGAGHMDAAITQTPRHQITRTGGKVTLQCAQDMNHYSMYWYRHDPGLGLRLIHYSTDVDDTNKGDIPDGYNVSRSNKEHFPLTVKSAIPSQTAVYFCASSASTVLHGHPSPSQKGLRRPSQPTQLGDLRVGVVGSGTSAPAEVHLQAPLSRPGRSDGKCAEMQLSFEDRFSPVVISDLQNTVSAFQLNILTLHSMDPQTQHVHCACAILLKEPLRRSLAQQRLQSCLTHHGVQAPLLGSHLPPGGRSPRVADKFVFHY from the exons ATGGGCTCCAGGTTCCTCTGCTGGGTGGCCCTCTGCCTGCTGGGGGCAG GCCCAGTGGGTTCCGGAGTCACCCAGACCCCAAGACACCTGATCAAAGCGCCAGGACAGCAGGTGACGCTGAGCTGTTCCCCCCATTCTGAACACCTCTCTGTGTACTGGTACAAACAGGCCTGGGGCCAGGGCCCCCAGTTCCTCCTTCAATATTATGACgggaaagagagacagaaaggcaaTATTCCCCGTCGATTTTCAGGTCAACAGTTCCCTGACTACCACTCAGAGCTAAACCTGAGTGAGCTGGAGGCAGGAGACTCAGCCATGTTCCTCTGTGCCAGCAGCTT GGCGTGGTCACTGGGGCAGGCTGCTCTGGGGCCAGGCTGGGACAGGAGGGTGACATCTCAAAGGACCCCTCCAGAGTCCATTCCTGCCATGCGCCTCCTGTGCACTGTGGTCCTGGCTGTCCTCGGGGCAG GGCACATGGATGCTGCCATCACCCAGACCCCGAGGCACCAGATCACAAGGACAGGAGGGAAGGTGACTCTTCAATGTGCCCAGGACATGAACCACTACTCCATGTACTGGTACCGACACGACCCGGGACTGGGCCTGCGGCTCATCCACTACTCTACCGATGTTGATGATACCAACAAAGGTGACATCCCAGATGGGTACAATGTCTCCAGATCAAACAAGGAGCACTTCCCCCTCACGGTGAAGTCGGCGATCCCCTCACAGACAGCTGTGTACTTCTGTGCCAGCAGTGCCTCCACAGTACTGCACGGCCACCCCAGCCCCTCACAAAAAGGGCTCAGGAGGCCCTCACAGCCTACTCAGCTTGGGGACCTCAGAGTTGGGGTGGTAGGTTCAGGGACATCTGCACCTGCTGAGGTCCACCTCCAGGCCCCTCTCAGCCGGCCAGGACGTAGTGATGGGAAATGCGCAGAGATGCAGT TGTCCTTTGAGGACCGCTTCAGTCCTGTTGTT ATCTCTGATCTGCAGAACACCGTGTCAGCTTTCCAGCTGAACATCCTCACCCTGCATTCCATGGACCCACAGACTCAGCACGTGCACTGCGCCTGCGCCATTCTGCTCAAGGAGCCTCTCAGGAGA TCCCTGGCCCAGCAACGTCTCCAGTCCTGCCTGACCCACCATGGAGTCCAGGCTCCTCTGCTGGGCAGCCATCTGCCTCCTGGTGGCAG AAGCCCCCGGGTGGCAGACAAGTTTGTGTTCCACTACTAA